One region of Caldisalinibacter kiritimatiensis genomic DNA includes:
- a CDS encoding 3-oxoacid CoA-transferase subunit B, producing the protein MNSRELIAKRVAKEFKDGMVVNLGFGIPTASANYIPEGINVILQTENGGLLFGPKPSKDEADQDLANAGGEPITMLPGASAFDLSFSFSIIRGGHVDATVLGALEVDQEGNIANWKIPNKFVPGMGGAMDLLVGAKKVIVAMSHTDKKGNPKILKKCTLPLSAANVVNLIVTDKAVIEVSDEGLILKEIAPNVSIEEVISNTEAELIIDDDIKEMKL; encoded by the coding sequence ATGAATAGTAGAGAATTAATAGCTAAAAGGGTAGCTAAGGAATTCAAAGATGGTATGGTTGTAAATCTTGGATTTGGAATTCCTACTGCATCTGCTAATTATATACCTGAGGGGATAAATGTTATTTTACAAACTGAAAATGGAGGATTATTATTTGGACCAAAACCAAGTAAGGATGAAGCTGACCAAGATTTAGCTAATGCAGGTGGAGAACCTATTACAATGCTTCCAGGTGCATCAGCTTTCGATTTATCCTTTTCTTTCTCTATTATAAGAGGAGGTCATGTAGATGCGACTGTATTAGGAGCTTTAGAGGTGGACCAAGAAGGTAATATAGCCAATTGGAAGATACCTAATAAATTTGTACCTGGTATGGGTGGCGCTATGGATTTGCTTGTTGGTGCTAAAAAAGTCATAGTTGCTATGTCTCATACAGATAAAAAAGGTAATCCTAAGATACTAAAAAAATGTACGCTTCCTCTATCAGCAGCTAATGTAGTTAACCTTATAGTTACAGATAAAGCAGTTATTGAAGTGTCAGATGAAGGTTTAATATTAAAAGAAATTGCACCTAATGTAAGTATTGAAGAAGTTATAAGTAACACTGAGGCTGAATT